TCCTTGCGCCGGCACTGCTCCGCTTATCAGGAACGAGGCCACCAAGCGAACGCCTCACCACCCCATCCTGTTAGTACTATTACCGGAGGTTTTTATCATGGTCCGCAAGGTCAAGAACAGCAAGAGCCACGAGCAGCGCCGCGCCGAGGCCGAAGCCCTCCAAGCCTCGATTGCCCAGCAGGTCGAGGAGCTGCGCGAGTCCGAAGCCTGGACCCGTTTCCTGGACTTCGCGCAGTCCTTCCACCGCTACAGCATCAACAACTTGTTGTTGATCCTCTCCCAGCAGCCAGAAGCAACCCACGTTGCCGGATACCGCACCTGGCAGAAGTTGGGCCGCCAGGTCCGCAAGGGAGAGAAGGGCATCCGCATTTTCGGCGGCCGCGACGTCGTAACCACTCAAGAAGATGAGCGCACAGGCGAGGAGAAGGAACAGCGCACCCGCCGATTCTTCCCCGTCTCGGTATTCGACATGAGCCAGACCGACCCCATCGACCCCGAGGCGCAGGACCCGAGCACCATCGCCCACAAGCTCACCGGGGAGGACCCCAGCGGCATCGTCGACGCCGTAACCGACTACCTCACCGGCCAGGGCTGGACCGTCACGCGCGAACCCATCCCCGGAACAGCCAACGGCTACACCACCACCGACGGGAGCCGCCGCGTCGTCGTGGACTCGGGCCTCTCCCCTGCGCAAGCTGCCAAAACCGCATTACACGAGGCCGCGCACGTCATCCTGCACGCCGACGAAGACCCCGCCGAATACGTCGAGCACCGAGGCATCAAGGAGACCGAGGCCGAGAGCGTGGCCTACGTCGTTGCCGGAATTCTCGGACTCGACACCAGCGCCTACAGC
This is a stretch of genomic DNA from Glutamicibacter arilaitensis Re117. It encodes these proteins:
- a CDS encoding ArdC-like ssDNA-binding domain-containing protein, whose product is MVRKVKNSKSHEQRRAEAEALQASIAQQVEELRESEAWTRFLDFAQSFHRYSINNLLLILSQQPEATHVAGYRTWQKLGRQVRKGEKGIRIFGGRDVVTTQEDERTGEEKEQRTRRFFPVSVFDMSQTDPIDPEAQDPSTIAHKLTGEDPSGIVDAVTDYLTGQGWTVTREPIPGTANGYTTTDGSRRVVVDSGLSPAQAAKTALHEAAHVILHADEDPAEYVEHRGIKETEAESVAYVVAGILGLDTSAYSIGYVAGWSKGDAETIKETAAHVLRTAHTLAEAITESEEETEAA